One Chordicoccus furentiruminis DNA window includes the following coding sequences:
- a CDS encoding ABC transporter substrate-binding protein, with amino-acid sequence MRKKWISLALTGAMAVSMIGSMAVQADSAVASEATSSAEALAGVTSGATYGADADVNSDGTVNNPEKVQVNENNLVMWSLFTGGDGEWFSKIVNQYNSTQNPDHPVTAITLVWDDYYTKLQTAIATGNGPDIGISHVSKLYELAETGAIEPLDDYLKQMDINLSDYYEQASIDAVTIDGHIYAIPLDTHAEVLYYNLDLLKQAGISEDDVKNIKSKDDFTALLKKCKDALPSDVSPLSITQQGDDPFRMWYADYFQDGGADFVNEDASETTIDEDKCKEVMEWEKSLYDDGLILPAIDDHQALFQAGKAAFCITGTWATGVFEQTEGLNFNNADFPALFGTGDNQYCWADSHTLVLPVKKDRTDDESLSAAKFLFYASNDGGIIWAGSGQIPSAKKANQSDEYKQMKGYNVVDELTHAKYAPRTTSYYGGMKAEIIDALNGYWTGETDLDTAYNNVYTAIDNNLD; translated from the coding sequence ATGAGGAAGAAATGGATTAGTCTGGCACTGACCGGCGCGATGGCCGTATCGATGATCGGAAGCATGGCTGTTCAGGCGGATTCAGCGGTCGCGTCAGAGGCGACGTCTTCTGCCGAGGCGCTGGCAGGCGTGACATCAGGCGCGACCTACGGGGCGGATGCGGATGTGAACAGCGACGGAACCGTCAACAATCCCGAGAAGGTGCAGGTGAACGAGAACAACCTTGTGATGTGGTCACTTTTCACGGGCGGCGACGGCGAGTGGTTCTCCAAGATTGTCAATCAGTACAATTCGACACAGAATCCGGATCACCCGGTGACCGCGATCACGCTTGTCTGGGACGATTATTATACGAAACTTCAGACCGCCATCGCGACGGGCAACGGCCCTGACATCGGCATCTCCCATGTCTCCAAGCTCTATGAGCTGGCGGAGACGGGAGCCATCGAACCGCTTGACGATTACCTGAAGCAGATGGACATCAACCTGAGCGACTACTATGAGCAGGCTTCCATCGACGCGGTGACCATCGACGGCCACATTTACGCAATCCCGCTTGATACGCACGCGGAGGTGCTCTACTACAATCTGGACCTGCTGAAGCAGGCAGGCATCTCCGAGGATGATGTGAAGAATATCAAGAGCAAGGACGACTTCACCGCTCTTCTGAAGAAATGCAAGGACGCGCTTCCTTCGGATGTCTCTCCGCTTTCCATCACACAGCAGGGCGACGATCCGTTCCGTATGTGGTACGCGGACTATTTCCAGGACGGCGGCGCGGATTTTGTGAACGAGGACGCTTCCGAGACGACGATCGACGAGGACAAGTGCAAGGAAGTCATGGAGTGGGAGAAGAGCCTCTATGACGACGGTCTGATCCTTCCGGCGATTGATGACCATCAGGCTCTGTTCCAGGCCGGCAAGGCGGCTTTCTGCATCACCGGTACATGGGCGACGGGCGTCTTTGAACAGACAGAAGGACTGAACTTTAACAATGCGGATTTTCCGGCGCTCTTCGGAACGGGTGACAATCAGTACTGCTGGGCTGACTCCCACACGCTGGTTCTGCCGGTCAAGAAGGACAGAACGGATGACGAGTCGCTCTCCGCGGCCAAATTCCTTTTCTACGCGTCGAATGACGGCGGCATCATCTGGGCCGGATCCGGTCAGATTCCGTCCGCGAAGAAGGCGAACCAGAGCGATGAGTACAAACAGATGAAGGGATACAATGTGGTCGATGAGCTGACCCATGCCAAGTATGCGCCGAGAACCACGAGCTATTACGGCGGCATGAAGGCGGAGATCATCGATGCGCTCAACGGTTACTGGACCGGAGAGACGGATCTCGACACCGCCTACAATAATGTTTATACGGCGATCGACAACAACCTTGACTGA
- a CDS encoding dihydrofolate reductase yields the protein MNLIAAVDRNWAIGRNGKLLVSIPQDMAYFRQMTTGKVVIMGRKTLESFPKKKPLRNRAENIVITRQMDYQAEGATVVHSVEEALNAAARYDTRDVFVIGGGEVYRSLLPYCDTAYITKIDFAYDADTRLPDLDHDPEWEKVRATDELTYFDLVYEFDTYRRK from the coding sequence ATGAATCTGATTGCAGCGGTGGACAGGAACTGGGCCATCGGCAGAAACGGAAAGCTGCTGGTTTCGATTCCGCAGGATATGGCGTATTTCCGTCAGATGACGACGGGAAAAGTGGTGATTATGGGACGAAAGACGCTTGAGTCCTTTCCGAAGAAAAAACCGCTCCGGAACCGGGCGGAGAATATCGTCATCACGAGACAGATGGATTATCAGGCGGAGGGCGCCACTGTGGTCCATTCTGTGGAGGAAGCGCTGAACGCGGCCGCCCGGTATGACACGAGGGACGTCTTCGTGATCGGCGGAGGCGAGGTTTACCGCTCCCTTCTTCCGTACTGCGATACGGCGTATATCACGAAAATCGATTTCGCCTATGACGCGGACACGCGGCTCCCCGACCTGGATCATGATCCGGAGTGGGAGAAGGTTCGCGCCACGGACGAACTGACGTATTTCGATCTTG
- a CDS encoding carbohydrate ABC transporter permease produces MKTKQVYKKRETLMGWAFVLPFLILFTVFIIYPVVQGVWVSLNDWSLMGRLRFIGLGNYQKMLGDKNFWEALQHTCLFVVFCVPLVVILSLVLALLANRKTRFRRFLRTSFYLPGILSVSVASYVAQYTFAPYRGLINGILESLGAVTTKTEPLWLQDPKLVWATIVFMTGWWTLGFPMLLYLSALQDISPEIMEAAEVDGANARQRLFQITLPLLKRTIYLVIMLQVIASFKVFGQIRLITKGGPANKTRPLIMYIYQQAFDKNKLGYAAAMSYALFLILIVCTIVQLKLQKGDD; encoded by the coding sequence ATGAAGACGAAACAGGTTTACAAGAAAAGAGAAACGCTGATGGGCTGGGCCTTCGTCCTTCCGTTTCTCATCCTTTTCACGGTTTTCATTATCTATCCGGTCGTGCAGGGTGTCTGGGTCAGCCTGAATGACTGGTCGCTGATGGGGCGCCTGCGCTTTATCGGACTCGGAAATTACCAGAAGATGCTGGGAGACAAAAACTTCTGGGAGGCGCTTCAGCATACCTGCCTCTTCGTCGTGTTCTGCGTGCCTCTGGTTGTAATCCTGTCTCTGGTACTGGCGCTGCTGGCGAACAGAAAGACCCGGTTCCGCAGATTCCTGAGAACCAGCTTTTATCTTCCGGGAATCCTTTCTGTCTCAGTCGCTTCGTACGTCGCGCAGTACACCTTCGCGCCGTACCGCGGACTGATCAACGGGATTCTTGAATCGCTCGGCGCGGTGACGACCAAGACGGAGCCGCTCTGGCTTCAGGATCCGAAGCTTGTCTGGGCCACCATCGTCTTCATGACCGGCTGGTGGACGCTCGGCTTCCCGATGCTGCTGTATCTGTCGGCGCTGCAGGACATTTCCCCGGAGATCATGGAGGCGGCCGAGGTAGACGGCGCCAATGCCCGCCAGAGACTGTTCCAGATCACCCTTCCGCTTCTGAAGCGGACGATCTATCTTGTGATCATGCTTCAGGTGATCGCGTCCTTCAAGGTCTTCGGACAGATCCGGCTGATCACGAAGGGCGGACCGGCCAACAAGACAAGACCGCTGATCATGTACATTTATCAGCAGGCGTTCGACAAGAACAAGCTTGGCTATGCCGCTGCGATGTCCTACGCATTGTTTCTGATTCTGATCGTCTGCACGATCGTTCAGCTGAAGCTGCAGAAAGGGGATGACTGA
- a CDS encoding sulfatase-like hydrolase/transferase, with translation MGYTENKNKEKGRHKGKAGRTVLSVLFPIFTFLGMIAVLSLRWVLSQWSGLTMDEIIYQLEAPLEGTGNNMVPDYMIKCLVPALVCTAAAVLLLMARRKKAHYSRIAGIGLAAMVGVLVFSVVYFGREVKLLDYIRDRNTKSDFIENHYVDPSKVELTFPKKKRNLVQIYMESTEVTFADKAEGGDFDQNVIPEITKLAQENEDFAGTDRKKLNGGLALPGATWTMGAIFGMASGLPLNIDIERNSMSAMTSFFPQITTMGDLLKDEGYRQVFVLGSDATFGGRRLYFQQHGDFEIRDYVYAKEKGIIPENYKVWWGMEDEKTIAMAKDTLTELASGDQPFNLTLLTVDTHFPDGYVCELCGDTFDDQYSNVFACSSRQISELVKWIQQQDWYDNTTIMITGDHPTMDADYCAKVPDSYSRRTYTCYINADAKASDPEQRRDFSTFDNFPTTLAALGVKIEGNRLGLGVNLFSDEKTLLETYGDDAVKAEVSKKTDFIEKMEQLDPEVEANVKKYGSVRIKSETYDLTHGWISISTDPFDIPADEPVKYIHLKIWVEKGGQIIRRWIQTKELDGGGYYTTFDPLKDLDGYPEIYYQFVIKFDNGTSYNLGPQGTIRNLPGHTYFEESSTGDAQNAAAGGQEATGGDAQNAAGDGEA, from the coding sequence TTGGGTTACACAGAGAATAAAAACAAAGAAAAAGGCAGACATAAAGGAAAAGCAGGGAGGACGGTACTGTCCGTTCTGTTCCCGATTTTTACCTTTCTCGGCATGATTGCCGTGCTGTCTCTCCGCTGGGTTCTGTCTCAGTGGAGCGGTCTTACGATGGATGAAATCATCTATCAGCTGGAGGCGCCGCTGGAAGGCACGGGAAACAATATGGTGCCTGACTATATGATCAAGTGCCTCGTTCCGGCGCTGGTCTGTACGGCTGCGGCGGTTCTGCTGCTGATGGCGCGCAGAAAGAAGGCGCATTACAGCCGGATCGCCGGCATCGGCCTCGCGGCGATGGTGGGCGTGCTCGTCTTTTCGGTGGTCTATTTCGGCCGCGAAGTGAAGCTGCTGGACTACATCCGGGACCGGAACACCAAGTCGGACTTTATCGAGAACCATTATGTGGATCCGTCGAAGGTGGAGCTCACGTTTCCGAAAAAGAAGCGGAATCTGGTTCAGATCTATATGGAATCCACCGAAGTGACGTTCGCGGACAAGGCCGAAGGCGGCGATTTTGATCAGAATGTGATTCCGGAAATTACAAAGCTCGCGCAGGAGAACGAAGACTTCGCGGGCACAGACAGGAAAAAGCTGAACGGCGGTCTGGCGCTTCCGGGCGCGACCTGGACGATGGGCGCGATTTTCGGCATGGCATCGGGACTCCCGCTCAACATCGACATCGAGCGGAACTCCATGTCCGCGATGACAAGCTTCTTCCCGCAGATCACGACGATGGGAGACCTGCTGAAGGACGAAGGGTACCGGCAGGTCTTCGTGCTCGGATCGGACGCCACGTTCGGCGGCCGGCGGCTGTATTTTCAGCAGCACGGCGATTTTGAGATCCGTGACTATGTCTACGCCAAGGAGAAGGGGATCATTCCGGAGAACTACAAGGTCTGGTGGGGGATGGAGGACGAGAAAACCATCGCGATGGCGAAGGATACGCTGACGGAGCTCGCCTCCGGAGACCAGCCGTTCAACCTGACGCTTCTCACGGTGGACACGCATTTCCCGGACGGGTATGTCTGCGAGCTTTGCGGCGACACTTTCGATGATCAGTACTCGAACGTCTTCGCCTGCTCAAGCAGGCAGATCTCCGAACTGGTGAAATGGATTCAGCAGCAGGACTGGTACGACAACACGACGATCATGATCACCGGCGATCACCCCACGATGGACGCTGATTACTGCGCGAAGGTGCCGGATTCCTATTCCCGCCGCACCTATACCTGCTACATCAACGCGGATGCGAAGGCGAGCGATCCGGAACAGCGCCGGGATTTCTCCACTTTCGACAACTTCCCCACGACGCTGGCGGCGCTGGGCGTCAAGATCGAGGGCAACCGGCTGGGGCTTGGTGTCAATCTCTTTTCAGATGAGAAGACCCTTCTGGAAACGTACGGAGATGATGCGGTCAAGGCGGAGGTTTCAAAGAAGACTGACTTCATCGAGAAGATGGAGCAGCTGGATCCGGAGGTGGAAGCGAACGTAAAGAAATACGGAAGCGTCCGGATCAAGTCCGAGACCTATGACCTGACGCACGGATGGATTTCGATCTCGACGGATCCGTTTGATATTCCGGCGGACGAACCGGTCAAATACATCCATCTGAAGATCTGGGTGGAAAAGGGCGGCCAGATCATCCGCCGGTGGATCCAGACGAAGGAACTGGACGGCGGCGGCTACTACACCACCTTCGATCCGCTGAAGGACCTGGACGGCTACCCCGAGATCTATTATCAGTTCGTGATCAAGTTCGACAACGGCACGAGCTACAATCTGGGGCCACAGGGAACGATCCGGAACCTGCCTGGCCACACTTACTTCGAGGAGAGCAGCACCGGCGACGCGCAGAACGCGGCGGCCGGCGGCCAGGAAGCAACGGGCGGCGACGCGCAGAATGCGGCGGGAGACGGCGAGGCCTGA
- a CDS encoding carbohydrate ABC transporter permease, with the protein MSRSRKSAGGTVLTVISLLLAFFMLFPIIWSFFCSIQSESKQFAVIWDWFKPPYTLTNYRYILSGTSVFRWFINSLVTSVLSTVITVLISTMAAYAIAKIRFRAAKALYYYIMVGLLVPTEATIVPLFIEVNKMNLINTYAGLILPGVAGAMNLVICVSFFRGLPNELIEAVRIDGGGEFTIFRAVVLPLSRPIIATISILSFIGSWNNYLWPLLCVFTDDMYTLPVGLPTFMSIARPNYSVPMTANMVASIPAIILYLVFERQITEGITVGSIKG; encoded by the coding sequence ATGTCCAGATCAAGGAAGTCTGCCGGCGGTACGGTGCTGACCGTCATATCCCTGCTGCTTGCCTTTTTCATGCTGTTTCCGATCATCTGGTCCTTTTTCTGTTCGATTCAAAGTGAGTCCAAACAGTTTGCGGTGATCTGGGACTGGTTCAAGCCGCCTTATACGCTGACCAATTACCGCTACATTCTTTCCGGAACAAGCGTGTTCCGGTGGTTCATCAATTCGCTGGTCACATCGGTTCTGAGCACCGTGATCACCGTTCTGATCTCAACGATGGCCGCGTACGCGATCGCGAAGATCCGTTTCCGTGCGGCCAAGGCGCTTTACTACTACATCATGGTCGGGCTTCTCGTTCCGACCGAGGCGACGATCGTTCCGCTGTTCATCGAAGTGAACAAGATGAATCTGATCAACACCTACGCGGGCCTGATCCTTCCCGGCGTGGCCGGAGCCATGAATCTGGTCATCTGCGTCTCGTTTTTCAGAGGACTTCCCAATGAACTGATTGAGGCGGTCCGGATCGACGGGGGCGGCGAATTTACGATTTTCCGTGCCGTTGTCCTTCCGCTCTCGCGGCCGATTATCGCCACGATCTCGATTCTGTCGTTCATCGGTTCGTGGAACAATTACCTGTGGCCGCTGCTGTGCGTGTTCACCGATGATATGTATACACTTCCGGTAGGACTGCCGACGTTCATGTCCATCGCCCGCCCGAACTACTCGGTTCCGATGACGGCCAATATGGTGGCTTCGATTCCGGCCATCATCCTGTATCTGGTCTTTGAGCGTCAGATCACGGAGGGGATTACGGTCGGAAGCATCAAGGGATGA
- a CDS encoding ArsR/SmtB family transcription factor: MAKIRNYFIDSDTEAICALGRALSSPDRIRILQLIAHDNMIISDISRALKIPQSSVAFHLKILQEAGLIRMEEQPGRHGVSKMCSRVPDFTNIQFVGGYGDMDESYSVEMPVGGYISVDPYPTCGLCAPEGPVGMEDRVYSFYLPERQRAGILWTSRGSVTYRFGTALRVSDTIRSVRFSMELCSEAPGYREDWKSDVTFWVNGVECATWTCPGDYGAFHGRLNPPVWQSGQSQYGDLVVLEVNEKGCFLNRQKASDLTAREVFAETRPFVELCIGNKPDARHVGGFNLFGKTFGNYEQDIVMSIGYHQNALTPDQLLT; this comes from the coding sequence ATGGCAAAAATCCGCAATTATTTCATCGACTCGGATACGGAAGCGATCTGTGCACTGGGCAGAGCGCTTTCCTCGCCTGACCGGATCCGGATTCTTCAGCTGATCGCCCATGACAACATGATTATCAGCGACATTTCCCGGGCGCTCAAAATTCCCCAGTCCTCCGTCGCCTTTCATCTGAAGATCCTTCAGGAGGCGGGACTTATCCGGATGGAGGAGCAGCCGGGCCGCCACGGTGTCTCGAAGATGTGCAGCCGTGTTCCGGATTTCACAAATATCCAGTTTGTCGGAGGATACGGCGATATGGACGAGTCTTACAGCGTGGAGATGCCGGTGGGCGGCTATATCTCCGTCGATCCGTATCCGACCTGCGGTCTCTGTGCACCGGAGGGCCCGGTCGGGATGGAAGACCGGGTGTACAGCTTTTATCTTCCGGAAAGACAGCGCGCCGGGATTCTGTGGACCTCTCGCGGAAGCGTGACGTACCGATTCGGCACTGCGCTGCGGGTCAGCGATACCATCCGCAGTGTGCGCTTTTCGATGGAACTCTGTTCGGAGGCGCCGGGGTACCGCGAGGACTGGAAGTCGGACGTGACATTCTGGGTCAATGGCGTCGAGTGCGCCACCTGGACCTGCCCGGGCGATTACGGCGCCTTCCACGGCCGGCTGAACCCGCCGGTCTGGCAGAGCGGGCAAAGTCAGTACGGTGATCTGGTGGTGCTCGAGGTCAATGAGAAAGGCTGTTTTCTGAACCGCCAGAAAGCATCGGATCTCACAGCCCGGGAGGTGTTCGCCGAAACGCGGCCGTTTGTCGAACTCTGCATCGGCAACAAACCGGATGCCCGCCACGTAGGCGGCTTCAATCTGTTCGGAAAGACGTTCGGAAACTATGAACAGGACATCGTCATGAGCATCGGGTATCATCAGAACGCCCTCACGCCGGACCAGCTGCTGACATGA
- the malQ gene encoding 4-alpha-glucanotransferase yields MTGYSDMRASGILYPVSSLPSRYGIGCFSIEAYEFIDFLYESGQTYWQVLPFGPTGFGDSPYQSFSTFAGNPYFIAPDQLIDQDFLTREECDSLFWGSDPERVDYDAMYQNRFRMLRTAYHRFRETEEENEPFQTFVRENRDWLEDYCLFMALKEKYRNKLWTEWDMPYRNRDHKAMAVLEEVIGETVDFFRFQQFEFMRQWKKLRAYANDRGIRIIGDIPFYVAFDSADTWAHPEMFSFDEEYEPTKVAGCPPDAFSSTGQLWGNPVYDWDYLARRNYDWWIRRIARCMEFFDVIRIDHFRGFDEYYAVPYGDRTAENGKWEKGPGLDLFKQIREELGDVRIVAEDLGFITPSVRKLLSDTGFPGMKVLQFAFDSSESSLYLPYKHERNCVVYTGTHDNMTTRGWIESISDHDRDYARRYINSVHTDYGQFTWDFIREAFRSVADTCIIPIQDFLVKGNEARMNCPSVGGGNWRWRVAPHFLSDDLARSILELTRLYGRMRKEPEKADTDGETEDQKAAPDEAETSGGEGAARQAETACGTAS; encoded by the coding sequence ATGACGGGGTATTCAGATATGAGAGCAAGCGGTATTCTGTATCCGGTTTCGTCGCTTCCTTCGCGCTACGGGATCGGGTGCTTTTCCATAGAAGCATATGAATTTATCGATTTTCTGTATGAGTCCGGCCAGACGTACTGGCAGGTGCTGCCGTTCGGACCGACCGGATTCGGAGACTCTCCGTACCAGAGCTTCTCAACCTTCGCGGGCAATCCGTATTTCATCGCGCCGGATCAGCTGATTGATCAGGACTTCCTTACGAGAGAGGAATGCGACTCTCTCTTCTGGGGATCGGACCCGGAAAGAGTGGACTATGACGCGATGTACCAGAACCGCTTCCGCATGCTGCGGACGGCGTATCACCGCTTCCGCGAGACGGAGGAGGAGAATGAGCCTTTTCAGACGTTTGTCCGGGAGAACCGCGACTGGCTGGAGGATTACTGCCTCTTCATGGCGCTGAAGGAGAAATACCGGAACAAGCTGTGGACAGAGTGGGATATGCCTTACCGCAACCGGGATCACAAGGCGATGGCGGTGCTGGAGGAGGTGATCGGCGAGACCGTTGACTTCTTCCGTTTTCAGCAGTTTGAGTTCATGCGGCAGTGGAAAAAGCTGCGCGCTTACGCGAATGACAGGGGAATCCGGATTATCGGCGATATCCCCTTCTATGTGGCGTTCGACAGCGCGGATACATGGGCTCATCCGGAGATGTTTTCCTTCGATGAGGAGTATGAGCCGACGAAGGTCGCCGGCTGCCCGCCGGACGCTTTTTCGTCCACGGGGCAGCTGTGGGGAAACCCGGTCTATGACTGGGATTATCTTGCCCGCCGGAACTATGACTGGTGGATCAGGCGGATTGCCCGCTGCATGGAATTTTTCGATGTGATCCGCATCGACCATTTCCGGGGCTTTGACGAGTATTACGCGGTTCCGTACGGGGACAGGACGGCTGAGAACGGGAAATGGGAGAAAGGACCGGGACTCGATCTTTTTAAACAGATCCGGGAGGAGCTGGGAGACGTGAGGATCGTCGCGGAGGATCTCGGCTTCATCACGCCCAGTGTCCGGAAACTGCTTTCCGATACGGGATTCCCGGGTATGAAGGTTCTGCAGTTCGCTTTTGATTCGAGTGAATCATCCCTCTACCTGCCTTATAAGCATGAGCGGAACTGCGTGGTCTACACGGGCACGCATGACAATATGACGACCCGCGGATGGATCGAGAGCATCAGCGATCATGACCGCGACTATGCCCGCCGGTACATCAACTCAGTTCATACGGATTACGGTCAGTTTACATGGGATTTTATCCGCGAAGCGTTCCGTTCTGTGGCGGATACCTGCATCATCCCGATTCAGGACTTTCTTGTGAAAGGCAATGAGGCACGCATGAACTGTCCGTCAGTGGGAGGAGGAAACTGGCGCTGGCGTGTGGCGCCGCATTTTCTCTCGGATGATCTGGCGCGGTCCATTCTCGAGCTGACGCGTCTCTATGGGCGGATGCGGAAGGAACCGGAGAAAGCAGATACTGACGGAGAGACAGAGGATCAGAAGGCAGCGCCGGACGAAGCGGAAACATCCGGCGGGGAGGGAGCGGCGAGACAGGCGGAGACGGCCTGCGGGACCGCTTCCTGA
- the thyA gene encoding thymidylate synthase — translation MSYADEVFISMCRDILDSGTDTRGEKVRPHWEDGTPAYTIKQFGVCNRYDLRKEFPAITLRRTALKSCMDEILWIWQKKSNNIHDLHSGIWDSWADENGSIGKAYGYQMGVKHQYPEGWFDQTDRILYELKHHPFSRRMVTSLYNHHDLHEMGLYPCAWSVTFNVTEHPGDDRPTLNAVLTQRSQDVLTANNWNVAQYAILLMMFAQVSGMIPGQLVHMIADAHIYDRHVPIVEELIRRPTYPAPLVRLNPEIRDFYDFTTDDLIVEHYEHGPQVTHIPVAV, via the coding sequence ATGAGCTACGCGGATGAGGTTTTTATTTCCATGTGCCGGGATATTCTGGACAGCGGAACAGATACCCGGGGGGAAAAGGTACGCCCGCACTGGGAGGACGGGACGCCGGCGTATACGATCAAGCAGTTCGGCGTCTGCAACCGGTATGATCTGAGAAAGGAATTTCCGGCGATTACGCTCCGCCGGACTGCACTGAAGAGCTGCATGGATGAGATTCTCTGGATCTGGCAGAAGAAATCGAACAATATTCATGATCTTCATTCGGGCATCTGGGACTCATGGGCCGATGAGAACGGTTCGATCGGCAAAGCCTACGGCTATCAGATGGGCGTGAAGCACCAGTATCCGGAGGGCTGGTTCGACCAGACCGACCGGATCCTTTATGAACTGAAGCATCATCCATTCAGCCGCCGGATGGTCACCTCCCTCTACAATCATCATGACCTCCACGAGATGGGACTCTATCCCTGCGCGTGGTCGGTCACCTTCAACGTGACCGAGCATCCGGGCGACGACCGGCCGACTCTGAACGCCGTGCTGACGCAGCGGTCACAGGACGTGCTCACGGCAAACAACTGGAATGTGGCGCAGTATGCGATTCTTCTGATGATGTTTGCCCAGGTCAGCGGCATGATTCCGGGACAGCTTGTGCATATGATCGCGGACGCGCATATCTATGACCGGCATGTGCCCATCGTCGAGGAACTGATCCGCCGGCCGACATACCCGGCGCCGCTCGTGCGGCTGAATCCGGAGATCCGGGATTTCTACGATTTCACCACAGACGACCTGATCGTGGAACACTATGAGCACGGACCCCAGGTGACGCATATACCGGTAGCCGTCTGA
- a CDS encoding glycoside hydrolase family 2 protein, translating to MKTYIKNYPRPQLVRRNWQNLDGAWDFAFDDDDRGESSGYPGGFEKQKTILVPFTYETEMSGIHDPARHDHIWYQRRVEMHPETGKRILIHFEGSDYRTRVWVNGRFVGEHEGGYARFTFDVTNAIVDGSNLIVVKADDSFALTQPRGKQRWQNENFACWYVQTTGIWKTVWLESVPETYIRSLKLTPDIHRLELEIESDVAGAEEPGRNLAMTAKVSFEGHEIATLTGSLTSAQTPLRISVARPDETAAGVHLWSPESPALYDLEVTVTENGKCLDTVYSYFGMREIRIDKGNILLNGHPLYQRLILDQGYWKESGLTAPSENALVTDIDRIHELGFNGLRKHMKVEDERFLYWCDVKGMLVWSEMAATYQFSDKAVRNFTKEWMEVVAQNYSHPSIITWTPFNESWGVPDVETDRTQQHFTEAIYHLTKSFDPMRPVIVNDGWEHTVSDIITLHDYEEEGETLLERYLTHKDEIMTTEMYHCRGKSAMANGFSYHGQPVIISEYGGIAFRKRGEGEWGYGHGVADEEDFLRRYDRITTAIRKIPWICGFCYTQVSDVEQEVNGLMTADREYKVNPGKIAEVNTRETAFHA from the coding sequence ATGAAAACTTATATCAAAAACTACCCCAGACCGCAGCTGGTCCGCCGGAACTGGCAGAATCTGGACGGTGCATGGGATTTTGCATTTGATGACGATGACCGGGGAGAGAGCTCCGGATATCCCGGTGGCTTTGAAAAGCAGAAGACGATCCTGGTTCCGTTCACCTATGAGACGGAGATGAGCGGAATTCATGACCCGGCGCGACACGACCATATCTGGTACCAGAGAAGAGTGGAAATGCACCCGGAGACGGGAAAACGGATCCTCATTCATTTTGAGGGGAGCGACTACCGGACGCGCGTCTGGGTGAACGGGCGGTTCGTCGGCGAACATGAAGGCGGTTACGCGCGCTTCACGTTTGATGTCACAAATGCGATTGTCGACGGAAGCAACCTGATCGTCGTGAAAGCGGATGATTCGTTCGCTCTTACGCAGCCGAGAGGAAAACAGAGATGGCAGAATGAGAACTTCGCATGCTGGTATGTTCAGACGACGGGCATCTGGAAGACCGTCTGGCTTGAAAGCGTTCCGGAGACGTACATCCGGTCGCTGAAACTGACGCCGGATATTCATCGTCTTGAGCTTGAAATCGAATCAGACGTGGCAGGAGCAGAAGAGCCCGGACGGAACCTTGCTATGACCGCAAAGGTCTCCTTTGAAGGACATGAGATTGCGACGCTGACCGGTTCCCTCACTTCTGCACAGACGCCGCTCCGGATCAGCGTGGCCCGTCCGGACGAGACGGCTGCGGGCGTTCATCTCTGGAGCCCGGAGTCGCCCGCACTCTATGATCTGGAAGTAACGGTGACGGAGAATGGAAAGTGCCTGGATACCGTTTATTCCTATTTCGGTATGAGAGAGATCCGGATCGACAAGGGCAACATTCTGCTGAACGGCCATCCTCTTTATCAGAGGCTGATTCTCGACCAGGGGTACTGGAAGGAATCGGGCCTCACGGCTCCTTCAGAGAACGCGCTCGTGACGGACATTGACCGTATCCACGAGCTTGGTTTCAACGGCCTCCGCAAACATATGAAAGTGGAGGATGAACGTTTCCTGTACTGGTGCGATGTGAAAGGCATGCTGGTCTGGAGCGAGATGGCGGCGACATACCAGTTCTCGGACAAGGCAGTCAGGAACTTCACAAAGGAGTGGATGGAAGTCGTCGCCCAGAATTACAGCCATCCTTCCATCATCACATGGACGCCGTTCAACGAGTCATGGGGCGTCCCGGACGTCGAGACGGACCGGACACAGCAGCATTTTACTGAAGCGATCTATCATCTGACGAAGAGCTTCGATCCGATGCGACCGGTGATTGTCAATGACGGCTGGGAGCATACCGTCTCCGATATCATCACGCTTCACGATTATGAAGAAGAGGGAGAGACACTTCTTGAACGCTATCTGACGCATAAAGATGAGATTATGACGACGGAGATGTACCACTGCCGAGGGAAGTCTGCGATGGCGAATGGCTTCAGCTATCACGGACAGCCGGTGATCATCAGTGAATACGGCGGCATCGCGTTCCGGAAGCGCGGAGAGGGAGAATGGGGCTACGGCCACGGCGTGGCGGATGAGGAGGATTTCCTCAGGCGTTACGACCGGATCACGACGGCGATCCGGAAGATTCCGTGGATCTGCGGATTCTGCTACACGCAGGTTTCGGATGTCGAGCAGGAGGTCAACGGGCTGATGACCGCCGACAGAGAGTATAAGGTAAATCCCGGGAAGATCGCGGAGGTGAATACCCGGGAAACCGCGTTCCATGCGTGA